One segment of Arvicanthis niloticus isolate mArvNil1 chromosome 5, mArvNil1.pat.X, whole genome shotgun sequence DNA contains the following:
- the Gjb3 gene encoding gap junction beta-3 protein produces the protein MDWKKLQDLLSGVNQYSTAFGRIWLSVVFVFRVLVYVVAAERVWGDEQKDFDCNTRQPGCTNVCYDNFFPISNIRLWALQLIFVTCPSMLVILHVAYREERERKHRQKHGEQCAKLYSHPGKKHGGLWWTYLFSLIFKLIIELVFLYVLHTLWHGFTMPRLVQCASVVPCPNTVDCYIARPTEKKVFTYFMVGASAVCIILTICEICYLIFHRIMRGLSKGKSTKNISSPKSSSRASTCGCHHKLLESGDLEANEKLQASAPSLTPI, from the coding sequence ATGGACTGGAAGAAGCTCCAAGACCTATTGAGCGGCGTGAACCAGTACTCCACGGCATTCGGGCGCATCTGGCTGTCAGTAGTGTTCGTCTTCCGGGTGCTGGTGTATGTGGTGGCCGCAGAGCGTGTGTGGGGTGACGAACAAAAAGACTTTGACTGTAACACCAGGCAGCCCGGTTGTACCAACGTGTGCTATGACAACTTCTTCCCCATCTCCAACATCCGCCTCTGGGCCCTGCAGCTCATCTTTGTCACGTGTCCGTCTATGCTGGTCATCCTGCACGTAGCCTACCGCGAGGAGCGAGAACGGAAGCATCGCCAGAAGCACGGGGAGCAGTGCGCCAAACTGTACAGCCACCCGGGCAAGAAGCACGGTGGCCTGTGGTGGACCTACCTGTTTAGCCTCATTTTCAAGCTCATCATCGAATTGGTCTTCCTGTATGTTCTACACACGCTCTGGCACGGCTTCACCATGCCACGTCTGGTACAGTGCGCCAGCGTGGTACCCTGCCCCAACACCGTGGATTGCTACATCGCTCGGCCCACGGAGAAGAAGGTCTTTACCTACTTCATGGTAGGCGCTTCTGCCGTCTGCATTATTCTCACCATCTGTGAGATCTGCTACCTCATCTTCCACAGGATTATGCGAGGCCTGAGCAAGGGCAAATCTACGAAGAACATCAGTTCCCCAAAGTCCTCCAGTCGGGCCTCCACCTGTGGCTGCCACCACAAGCTGCTGGAGAGTGGCGATCTGGAAGCCAATGAAAAGCTGCAGGCTTCAGCACCCAGCCTGACCCCCATTTGA